One segment of Methanolinea mesophila DNA contains the following:
- a CDS encoding methytransferase partner Trm112 — protein MKRSLHAILCCPVCKGDLTLAVTQENDDEILEGTLTCASCRVSYPIEDGIPDLIPRNADAGCVD, from the coding sequence ATGAAGAGGAGCCTCCACGCCATACTCTGTTGCCCGGTATGCAAAGGGGACCTGACGCTTGCCGTAACCCAGGAGAACGACGATGAGATCCTCGAGGGTACGCTCACCTGCGCCTCTTGCCGGGTGTCTTACCCGATAGAGGACGGAATACCGGACCTTATCCCCAGGAACGCGGACGCAGGGTGCGTGGATTAA
- a CDS encoding Lrp/AsnC family transcriptional regulator — MDEKDLLLLHLLEDNSRLSIGELAVMTELGPQDAECRIAALEAAGIIRGYNALVDWERAGTGEVAAIIELKVNPERDYGYDRIAERISRFRQVRSLRLITGAYDLQIIVTGKSMQDIARFVSEYIAPMDRIRETATHIIMKSYKENGHAFLEKESGERIPFSP, encoded by the coding sequence ATGGACGAGAAAGACCTCCTCCTCCTGCATCTGCTGGAGGACAACAGCCGGCTCTCCATCGGTGAGCTGGCGGTGATGACCGAGCTTGGGCCACAGGACGCAGAGTGCCGGATTGCCGCCCTTGAGGCAGCAGGGATCATCCGGGGCTACAACGCACTGGTGGACTGGGAGCGGGCAGGCACCGGGGAGGTCGCCGCAATCATCGAGCTCAAGGTCAACCCCGAGCGGGACTACGGTTACGATCGTATCGCCGAGCGGATCTCCCGGTTCCGCCAGGTCCGCTCCCTGCGGCTCATAACGGGGGCATATGATCTCCAGATAATCGTAACCGGTAAAAGCATGCAGGACATCGCCAGGTTCGTCTCCGAGTACATCGCGCCTATGGACCGGATCCGGGAAACGGCCACCCATATTATCATGAAGTCCTATAAGGAAAACGGGCATGCATTCCTCGAAAAAGAGTCCGGTGAGCGGATTCCCTTCTCCCCGTAA
- a CDS encoding MogA/MoaB family molybdenum cofactor biosynthesis protein: MDPTHVQPLSIAAGVITVSSSRNESNDTSGALINELLAADGIPLRYYTIVPDRIDAIRGAVITALESCNCVVLSGGTGLTHDDCTIEAVTPLLEKKIDGFGELFRMKSYDEIGTASMLSRAIAGITGGKVIFCIPGSTKAVRLAVGSLILPEIRHILTHANK, from the coding sequence ATGGATCCCACACACGTTCAGCCCTTATCAATCGCTGCAGGGGTAATCACCGTTTCTTCTTCGAGGAATGAGTCGAACGATACGAGCGGGGCATTAATTAACGAACTCCTTGCCGCGGACGGGATACCCCTCCGGTACTACACTATCGTTCCCGACAGGATCGATGCCATCAGGGGAGCGGTGATAACCGCACTGGAATCGTGCAACTGCGTGGTGCTAAGCGGGGGGACGGGACTGACGCACGATGACTGTACCATCGAAGCAGTGACCCCCCTCCTTGAAAAGAAGATCGACGGATTCGGGGAGCTGTTCAGAATGAAGAGTTATGATGAGATCGGGACCGCCTCAATGCTGTCAAGAGCGATTGCAGGGATCACCGGGGGGAAAGTGATCTTCTGTATCCCGGGATCGACCAAGGCGGTCAGGCTCGCGGTAGGATCGCTCATCCTTCCCGAGATACGGCACATCCTCACCCACGCAAATAAGTAA
- a CDS encoding aminotransferase class I/II-fold pyridoxal phosphate-dependent enzyme, producing MRDFVSGRARTIPPSGIRRFFDLALTMEDVISLGVGEPDFSTPWNLCEASIYSIEQGGTSYTSNRGLQTLREALSRWLAQRYGLTYSPDREMVITTGVSEGLDIAVRAITDPGDEILVGEPCYVSYAPCVTLAGGTPVPVACGEEDRFRLNPDRVMERLSPRSKALIMNFPNNPTGAVMRREDLKGIADIAVDHDLLVISDEVYSELTYDGEHASTATVGDLWERTITLNGFSKAYAMTGWRIGYLCAPEPICDAALKIHQYVMLCAPVMGQIAALEGIRKGEAEKDQMVREYRVRRNLIVDGLNRIGLSCHVPEGAFYAFPSVASTGMSDHEFAERLLKEEHVGVVPGSVFGEGGKDHLRCAYAVSREDLKEALKRMERFIAANSSS from the coding sequence ATGAGGGATTTTGTCTCAGGACGGGCCAGAACTATCCCCCCCTCGGGGATACGCAGGTTTTTCGATCTCGCGCTCACCATGGAGGATGTCATATCCCTGGGGGTGGGAGAACCTGATTTTTCCACGCCGTGGAACCTCTGCGAGGCGAGCATCTATTCAATCGAGCAGGGGGGGACCTCGTATACCTCGAACAGGGGGCTGCAGACGTTGCGTGAAGCACTCTCCCGGTGGCTCGCCCAGAGGTACGGGCTGACCTATAGCCCGGACCGGGAGATGGTAATCACCACCGGGGTCTCCGAAGGGCTCGACATTGCGGTCCGGGCGATCACCGACCCGGGAGACGAGATACTGGTGGGGGAACCCTGCTATGTCTCTTACGCACCCTGTGTCACTCTCGCCGGGGGTACGCCGGTGCCGGTCGCGTGCGGCGAGGAGGACCGCTTCCGTCTCAACCCTGACAGGGTGATGGAACGTCTCTCCCCCCGCAGCAAAGCGCTGATCATGAATTTTCCCAATAATCCCACCGGGGCGGTGATGCGGCGTGAAGACCTGAAGGGGATCGCGGATATCGCCGTCGATCACGATCTCCTGGTGATAAGCGACGAGGTCTATTCGGAACTCACCTATGACGGGGAGCACGCATCCACGGCAACGGTGGGAGACCTCTGGGAACGGACCATTACCCTGAACGGGTTCTCCAAGGCGTACGCGATGACGGGGTGGAGGATAGGGTACCTCTGCGCACCCGAACCCATCTGCGATGCGGCACTCAAGATTCACCAGTATGTCATGCTCTGCGCCCCGGTGATGGGCCAGATCGCCGCACTCGAGGGGATCAGGAAGGGGGAGGCTGAGAAAGACCAGATGGTCCGGGAGTACCGGGTCAGGAGAAACCTGATCGTTGACGGGCTCAACAGGATAGGCCTCTCCTGTCATGTCCCCGAAGGGGCATTTTATGCATTCCCGTCAGTCGCATCGACCGGTATGTCGGACCACGAATTTGCCGAGAGGCTCCTCAAGGAAGAGCATGTAGGGGTCGTCCCGGGAAGCGTCTTCGGTGAGGGCGGAAAGGACCACCTCAGATGTGCCTACGCCGTCTCCCGGGAGGACTTAAAAGAGGCCCTGAAACGGATGGAGCGTTTCATCGCCGCCAACAGTTCTTCATGA
- the pdxT gene encoding pyridoxal 5'-phosphate synthase glutaminase subunit PdxT → MDVKIGVLALQGNVSEHIRAFEGALQEMGFPGERVVPLRNADQIPDLDAIAIPGGESTTISRLIDKNGMYTPLTEFGGGIFATCAGMVIIAREVDDPRVHPLGLIGIGVQRNAFGRQKESFETDLPVKGLEFPFHAVFIRAPVAVSHDPGVDVLARIDAGIVAVTSGKHMALAFHPELGTDYRLHRLFLENLGIF, encoded by the coding sequence GTGGACGTTAAGATCGGGGTACTGGCCCTCCAGGGCAATGTGAGCGAGCATATCAGGGCTTTCGAAGGAGCGCTCCAAGAGATGGGTTTTCCGGGGGAGAGGGTCGTCCCGCTCCGTAACGCGGACCAAATCCCCGACCTCGATGCCATTGCGATTCCCGGCGGCGAATCGACCACGATATCCAGGCTGATCGATAAGAACGGGATGTATACCCCACTCACTGAGTTCGGGGGGGGGATCTTCGCCACCTGCGCAGGGATGGTGATCATTGCCAGGGAGGTTGACGACCCCCGCGTTCACCCGCTCGGCCTCATCGGGATCGGGGTGCAGCGGAACGCGTTCGGCCGCCAGAAGGAATCGTTCGAGACAGACCTTCCTGTTAAAGGGCTGGAATTCCCGTTCCATGCGGTGTTCATCCGTGCTCCGGTAGCGGTGAGCCATGATCCCGGTGTAGACGTGCTGGCCCGCATCGATGCGGGAATCGTCGCGGTGACCAGCGGGAAGCATATGGCGCTCGCGTTCCACCCCGAGCTGGGGACCGACTACCGACTCCACCGGCTGTTCCTTGAAAACCTGGGGATCTTTTAG
- a CDS encoding adenylosuccinate synthetase has product MSCTIIVGGFFGDEGKGKIVAHIAHHDRPTIISRGGVGPNAGHTVQVGDKEYGVRMVPSGFIYPDARLFIGTGVLVDPRVFAHEIDLLGVGDRTFVDHRCGIIEEEHIRRDKGSEHLAKTIGSTGSGCGPANSDRVLRTSRQAKDVPELQPYLIDVPLELNTAMDRGETVLLEGTQGFGISLYFGTYPFVTSKDTSASQIAADNGVGPTRIDDVVVVFKAFPTRVGEGPFSTEMARSVSDSMGIQEFGTVTHRQRRIGQWDGEMAHYSAMINGCTQAAITGIDRVDKACYGIREYSKLTPKAREFLAQAEEDIGHPITLISTGPEITQIIDIRDQS; this is encoded by the coding sequence ATGAGCTGTACGATCATAGTCGGCGGATTTTTTGGGGATGAAGGAAAGGGCAAAATTGTAGCCCATATCGCACATCACGACAGGCCGACCATAATCTCACGCGGTGGAGTCGGCCCGAACGCGGGTCATACCGTCCAGGTGGGAGATAAGGAGTACGGGGTACGGATGGTACCGTCCGGCTTCATCTATCCGGATGCACGACTGTTCATCGGCACCGGGGTACTGGTGGACCCCCGGGTGTTCGCGCACGAGATAGACCTGCTCGGGGTGGGAGACCGGACGTTTGTCGACCACCGGTGCGGCATCATCGAGGAGGAGCACATCCGGAGGGATAAGGGCAGCGAACACCTGGCGAAGACGATCGGGAGCACCGGGAGCGGGTGCGGTCCGGCGAACTCGGACCGGGTACTGCGGACCTCCCGCCAGGCCAAGGACGTCCCGGAGCTGCAGCCTTATCTGATCGATGTTCCCCTGGAGCTGAACACCGCGATGGACCGGGGAGAGACGGTACTCCTCGAGGGGACCCAGGGGTTCGGCATCTCACTCTATTTCGGCACGTACCCCTTCGTGACCAGCAAAGACACATCCGCCTCCCAGATCGCGGCGGACAACGGGGTCGGGCCCACCAGGATCGACGACGTGGTGGTGGTCTTCAAGGCGTTCCCCACCAGGGTCGGCGAAGGACCGTTCTCGACCGAGATGGCGAGATCCGTCTCCGACAGCATGGGGATCCAGGAGTTCGGGACCGTCACCCACCGCCAGCGTAGGATCGGCCAGTGGGACGGGGAGATGGCGCATTACTCAGCGATGATCAACGGCTGTACCCAGGCTGCCATCACCGGGATCGACCGGGTGGACAAGGCCTGCTACGGGATCAGGGAATACTCGAAACTGACCCCCAAGGCGAGGGAGTTCCTGGCGCAGGCCGAAGAGGATATCGGCCATCCCATCACCCTTATCTCCACGGGGCCGGAGATTACCCAGATCATCGATATCCGGGATCAGTCATGA
- a CDS encoding DUF4405 domain-containing protein, with protein sequence MRLVTVNATVDLLALIAFIPTFITGAVLLWVLPSGNGGFLGQGGFSTGANVFLGVNRQIWVNVHDVWSMLFTLLLVLHLVLHWRYFRNIDRCFRAKNKEKCQVEDETGG encoded by the coding sequence ATGAGACTGGTCACTGTCAATGCCACCGTGGATCTTCTCGCCCTGATCGCATTCATTCCTACATTTATTACGGGTGCGGTGCTCCTGTGGGTCCTTCCCTCCGGAAACGGGGGATTTCTGGGCCAGGGAGGATTTTCAACAGGCGCAAACGTCTTCCTGGGAGTGAACCGCCAGATATGGGTAAACGTCCACGATGTCTGGTCGATGCTGTTCACGCTCCTCCTGGTCCTGCACCTTGTCCTGCACTGGAGGTACTTCCGAAACATCGACCGTTGTTTCCGGGCAAAAAACAAGGAAAAATGCCAGGTGGAGGACGAAACCGGCGGATAA
- the cbiB gene encoding adenosylcobinamide-phosphate synthase CbiB — MDNEIILLFLPLVIPLALVVDRVLGDPHSGFHPVALLGSCIGVWGRPDRYSPGFQRAAGAIFWVITAVVFALPFFLVQFYAPALVILILGPFLLKVCFAWRSLEEHLYSVVETTSSSLQEARGKAGLLVSRDTLGLNEEQVLSAAYESVTENLVDSIVSPLFYYGLFGLTGAAVYRAANTMDAMLGYRDERARIGWWSARADDIANYIPARVTGGLLLLYFAAKGRFGPAWQAFLKDRHKRPGFNGGISMSIMAGGVGIRFEKPGVYTIGPGERSLKEAGIEIIRAERAITIIFATILTTLLLLGSFAQYIGV, encoded by the coding sequence GTGGATAACGAGATTATACTGCTGTTTCTTCCGCTGGTCATTCCTCTGGCGCTTGTGGTAGACCGGGTCCTGGGGGACCCGCATTCGGGGTTCCACCCGGTAGCGCTCCTCGGATCGTGCATCGGTGTCTGGGGACGGCCGGATCGTTATTCTCCCGGGTTCCAGCGTGCCGCCGGGGCGATCTTCTGGGTGATCACCGCGGTCGTCTTTGCCCTTCCCTTCTTTCTCGTCCAGTTCTATGCTCCCGCACTCGTGATTCTCATCCTCGGCCCCTTTCTCCTCAAGGTCTGTTTTGCATGGCGATCCCTCGAGGAGCACCTTTATTCGGTGGTGGAGACCACTTCCTCCTCGCTCCAGGAGGCCAGGGGAAAAGCCGGACTCCTCGTGAGCAGGGATACCCTCGGACTCAACGAAGAGCAGGTTCTCTCCGCGGCGTACGAGTCAGTCACCGAGAACCTGGTGGACAGCATCGTCTCTCCGCTTTTCTATTACGGCCTTTTCGGGCTTACCGGGGCCGCGGTCTACCGGGCAGCGAACACCATGGATGCCATGCTCGGATACCGGGACGAACGTGCCCGGATCGGCTGGTGGTCCGCGAGAGCAGACGACATCGCGAATTATATCCCGGCGAGGGTTACGGGAGGGCTGCTTCTCCTCTATTTTGCGGCGAAAGGAAGGTTTGGACCCGCATGGCAGGCTTTTTTGAAGGACAGACATAAACGACCCGGATTCAACGGCGGGATATCCATGTCCATCATGGCGGGAGGAGTGGGGATCAGGTTCGAGAAGCCCGGGGTCTATACCATCGGTCCCGGGGAGCGGTCGCTTAAAGAGGCCGGGATTGAGATAATCAGGGCCGAACGGGCGATAACCATCATATTCGCCACAATACTTACCACACTACTTTTATTGGGATCATTCGCCCAATATATAGGCGTATGA
- a CDS encoding ATP-dependent DNA helicase, with product MVKVADLPLPASLKECYLRAGIRELYPPQSECIEKGMFEGKNLLVAIPTASGKTLIAEMAMHHHIARGGKCLYIVPLKALASEKFEDFSGKAVKVGISTGDLDRRDEYLGRNDIIVATSEKVDSLLRNAAPWLPEITLLVVDEVHLIDSPDRGATLEMVITKMRSRNPGIQLIALSATIGNPGSLAQWLDASMVTSTWRPVDLRQGVYYDGTIRFHEGERPVRVISKYEDLNLMMDTIEEGGQCLAFVSSRKNSEAFAKRAAKAIKADSPELENYRKQLEKLADTDADRVLAVCVGQGAAFHHAGLRREERAVVEEGFRKGHIKCIASTPTLAAGLNLPARRVIVRDYRRYSGGEGMVPIPAREYHQMAGRAGRPHLDPYGESVLIAKDEQEVAALFEYYIDAEPEDVNSQCASEAALTTHILSLIASKFTRSRVELGQFMEQTFYHHQRKGQRILNAVIDRSLKFLEDTEMVVENGGLLSSTEFGTLVSQLYVDPHSAELIVSQLGKAENYSDIGVLQTVCATPDMYTLYVANRDLHYLEKFVFEHDRELWMDLPIDDEEEYYRTLKTAMVLNDWSMEVPEAMICERYSIGPGDLYNLVESVNWLLHATGRLAQLFAARYAREVREYEICMKNGVRRELLPLVRIPQIGRVRARRLFNSGITGPDDLRAAGEERVSTILGRGVARQVFQALTSKEHASPRKDEKTVKGPGNVDLSYFGVGE from the coding sequence GCCTGCGTCGTTGAAGGAATGTTACCTCCGGGCCGGTATACGGGAACTCTATCCACCCCAATCCGAATGTATAGAGAAGGGCATGTTCGAGGGGAAAAATCTTCTGGTCGCAATCCCCACCGCGAGCGGCAAGACTCTCATCGCCGAGATGGCCATGCATCACCATATCGCCAGGGGGGGAAAATGCCTCTATATCGTCCCCCTGAAAGCCCTCGCAAGCGAAAAATTTGAAGATTTTTCCGGGAAGGCGGTGAAGGTCGGGATTTCCACTGGAGACCTTGACCGCCGTGACGAGTACCTGGGAAGGAACGATATCATCGTCGCTACAAGCGAAAAGGTCGACTCGCTCCTGCGGAATGCTGCCCCGTGGCTTCCGGAGATCACCCTCCTGGTAGTAGATGAGGTGCACCTGATCGACTCCCCCGATCGCGGGGCGACCCTGGAGATGGTCATCACCAAGATGCGAAGCAGGAACCCGGGGATACAGCTGATCGCGCTCTCGGCCACCATCGGAAACCCCGGCTCACTGGCCCAATGGCTCGATGCATCCATGGTGACCAGCACCTGGCGCCCGGTCGACCTTCGGCAGGGAGTGTACTACGACGGGACAATACGCTTCCACGAAGGGGAACGCCCGGTCCGGGTCATCTCGAAGTACGAGGATCTGAACCTGATGATGGACACCATCGAGGAAGGCGGGCAGTGCCTGGCGTTCGTTTCTTCCCGGAAGAACTCCGAGGCATTCGCCAAGAGGGCCGCGAAAGCGATTAAGGCGGATTCCCCGGAGCTCGAGAATTACCGGAAACAGCTTGAAAAACTGGCGGATACGGATGCGGATCGTGTGCTCGCGGTGTGCGTCGGTCAGGGGGCAGCGTTTCACCACGCCGGGCTCCGCAGAGAGGAACGGGCCGTGGTTGAGGAAGGGTTCAGGAAAGGACATATCAAGTGCATCGCCTCCACCCCGACACTCGCCGCAGGGCTCAACCTGCCTGCCAGGAGGGTGATCGTCCGCGACTACCGGAGATACTCCGGCGGAGAAGGGATGGTTCCCATCCCCGCCAGGGAATACCACCAGATGGCCGGGCGGGCGGGGAGACCGCACCTTGACCCCTACGGGGAATCCGTGCTTATCGCAAAGGACGAACAGGAGGTTGCGGCGCTCTTCGAGTATTACATCGACGCGGAGCCCGAGGACGTGAATTCCCAGTGCGCCTCCGAGGCGGCCCTCACCACCCACATCCTCTCCCTCATCGCGTCGAAGTTCACCCGCTCCAGGGTTGAACTCGGGCAGTTCATGGAGCAGACATTCTACCATCACCAGAGGAAGGGACAGCGTATCTTAAACGCGGTGATCGATCGTTCTCTCAAGTTCCTGGAGGACACCGAGATGGTGGTGGAGAACGGCGGGCTGCTCTCCTCCACGGAGTTCGGCACCCTTGTCTCGCAGCTCTACGTTGACCCCCACAGCGCCGAACTGATCGTATCACAGCTGGGGAAGGCGGAGAACTACTCGGATATCGGGGTGCTTCAGACGGTGTGTGCCACCCCGGACATGTATACGCTCTACGTGGCGAACAGGGACCTTCACTACCTTGAGAAGTTCGTTTTCGAACATGACCGTGAGCTGTGGATGGACCTCCCTATCGATGACGAGGAAGAGTACTACCGCACCTTAAAGACCGCGATGGTCCTGAACGACTGGTCAATGGAGGTGCCGGAGGCCATGATCTGCGAACGGTATTCCATCGGACCGGGCGACCTCTACAACCTCGTGGAGAGTGTCAACTGGCTGCTGCATGCCACCGGGAGGCTCGCACAGCTCTTCGCCGCCAGGTATGCCCGGGAGGTCAGGGAATACGAGATCTGCATGAAGAACGGGGTCAGGAGGGAGCTGCTCCCCCTGGTCCGGATCCCCCAAATCGGCCGGGTCAGGGCTCGGCGGTTGTTCAATTCCGGTATTACCGGACCTGATGATCTCAGGGCAGCCGGTGAAGAACGGGTCTCGACCATCCTCGGCAGGGGAGTTGCACGACAGGTATTCCAGGCGCTCACCTCGAAAGAACACGCTTCTCCACGGAAAGATGAGAAGACCGTGAAAGGCCCGGGCAACGTGGATCTCTCCTACTTCGGGGTGGGTGAATGA
- the pdxS gene encoding pyridoxal 5'-phosphate synthase lyase subunit PdxS, with product MRLEELRFGTELIKRGFASMQKGGVIMDVVNAEQATIAEQAGAVAVMALERVPADIRKAGGVARMADPEKILEIMDAVSIPVMGKVRIGHFVEAQVLEALGVDMIDESEVLTPADEQFHIEKSKFTVPFVCGARDLGEAMRRIHEGAAMIRTKGEAGTGNVVEAVRHMRAIMGEIRALQGRSPQEIVDRARDLEAPAEILLETVKLGRLPVVNFSAGGIATPADAAMMMQLGADGVFVGSGIFLSENPERMARAIVEAVNHYDEPGIVAEVSKGLGDAMRGLDVHTLREDEVLQYRGR from the coding sequence ATGAGACTCGAGGAACTGAGGTTCGGCACCGAGTTGATAAAACGCGGTTTTGCGTCCATGCAGAAGGGAGGGGTGATCATGGACGTGGTCAATGCCGAACAGGCGACCATCGCCGAGCAGGCGGGGGCCGTGGCCGTCATGGCCCTGGAGCGGGTGCCGGCCGATATCAGGAAAGCGGGCGGGGTAGCCCGCATGGCGGACCCGGAGAAGATCCTGGAGATCATGGATGCGGTCTCCATCCCGGTAATGGGAAAGGTCCGGATAGGCCATTTTGTTGAGGCTCAGGTTCTCGAGGCGCTGGGGGTGGATATGATCGATGAGAGCGAGGTGCTCACCCCTGCGGACGAGCAGTTCCATATCGAGAAGTCCAAATTCACCGTCCCCTTCGTGTGCGGCGCCCGGGACCTGGGAGAAGCGATGCGCCGTATCCACGAGGGAGCGGCCATGATCCGGACCAAAGGCGAGGCCGGCACCGGCAACGTGGTCGAGGCGGTCCGTCATATGCGGGCGATCATGGGCGAAATCCGTGCCCTCCAGGGACGCTCCCCCCAGGAGATAGTTGACCGGGCGAGGGACCTGGAGGCCCCCGCAGAGATCCTTCTCGAGACGGTGAAACTAGGCAGGCTTCCGGTGGTGAACTTCTCCGCCGGCGGGATTGCCACCCCTGCAGACGCGGCAATGATGATGCAGCTCGGAGCAGACGGGGTCTTCGTGGGTTCAGGGATCTTCCTCTCGGAAAATCCCGAAAGGATGGCCAGGGCGATCGTCGAGGCGGTAAACCACTACGATGAGCCAGGCATTGTCGCCGAGGTGAGCAAAGGCCTCGGAGATGCCATGCGTGGCCTTGACGTGCACACCCTTCGCGAAGATGAGGTGCTCCAGTACCGTGGACGTTAA
- the cgi121 gene encoding KEOPS complex subunit Cgi121 translates to MSGCECDIRRVSVEVSDPGAFLKAIRMIGDRWCTRLIFFNAELMAGEAHVMSALLHAFRAEAAGSMISSRVEMEALLYAAGSRQCQTGMRFGLHEGLNRAYLCICPPSSGALGELLPQVVVAETGDAWETISPEKAGKLAEIFAITPAELEAAGPGRLTELVLERVALLEVYR, encoded by the coding sequence ATGAGCGGGTGCGAATGCGATATCCGCCGGGTCTCCGTCGAGGTCTCCGACCCTGGGGCGTTCCTCAAGGCGATCCGCATGATCGGAGATCGTTGGTGCACACGCCTGATCTTCTTCAACGCTGAGCTCATGGCAGGTGAGGCGCATGTCATGTCCGCATTGTTGCACGCGTTCCGGGCGGAGGCTGCGGGATCCATGATCTCCTCGCGGGTGGAGATGGAGGCCCTCCTGTATGCCGCGGGCTCCCGCCAGTGCCAGACCGGCATGCGGTTCGGGTTGCATGAAGGTCTGAACCGGGCCTATCTCTGTATCTGCCCGCCGAGCTCCGGTGCCCTCGGGGAGCTTCTTCCCCAGGTCGTCGTGGCGGAAACGGGGGATGCCTGGGAGACGATCTCTCCCGAAAAGGCCGGGAAGCTCGCCGAAATTTTTGCGATCACTCCTGCCGAGCTCGAGGCCGCAGGCCCGGGCCGTCTGACCGAACTTGTCCTGGAAAGGGTCGCCCTTCTCGAAGTGTACCGTTAG
- a CDS encoding ORC1-type DNA replication protein: MPDDQETSLGLFKRYLANNKIFKNREVLRHSYRPQILPHRRPQIDQVASILAPALKNETPSNILIYGKTGTGKTACVRYVGTELENASGHMGTTCRVVHLNCEVIDTQYRVLAQISKSMVGTDELASDKARIHIPMTGWPTDQVYQELKNQLESSGGVLIIVLDEIDKLVKKSGDETLYNLTRINTDLRRSKVSVIGISNDLSFKDFLDPRVLSSLSEEELVFPPYNAPQLCDILQQRAEMAFADGALDEGVIPLCAALAAQEHGDARRALDLLRVSGELADREDGDRVTEANVKMAQAKIETDSMIECIATLPTQSKVVLYSMLLLEQMGQIIFTSGEVTRIYKELAPALDLDVLTHRRITDLISELNMLGVINTRVVSRGRYGRTKEMWFDANTSKIWGVILNDPRLNSDELAVRDLEWVKSLFR; encoded by the coding sequence ATGCCTGACGATCAGGAAACATCACTAGGACTTTTTAAACGATATCTTGCAAATAACAAGATCTTCAAAAACAGGGAAGTATTGAGACACTCCTACCGCCCCCAAATCCTTCCGCACAGGAGGCCTCAGATCGATCAGGTAGCCTCTATCCTCGCACCTGCGCTCAAGAACGAAACACCCTCGAACATTCTTATTTATGGAAAGACCGGTACCGGGAAGACCGCCTGCGTACGTTACGTCGGTACCGAACTGGAGAATGCGAGCGGTCACATGGGAACGACATGCCGCGTGGTGCACCTCAACTGCGAAGTCATCGATACCCAGTACAGGGTACTCGCCCAAATCTCAAAGAGCATGGTCGGAACAGATGAACTGGCCAGCGATAAAGCACGCATACACATTCCCATGACCGGATGGCCTACCGACCAGGTGTACCAGGAATTAAAAAACCAGTTGGAATCATCGGGAGGGGTCCTCATCATTGTGCTCGACGAGATCGACAAGCTGGTGAAAAAAAGCGGTGACGAGACCCTCTACAACCTCACGAGGATCAACACCGACCTTCGCCGGTCGAAGGTGAGTGTGATCGGGATCTCGAACGACCTGAGTTTCAAGGATTTCCTTGATCCCCGGGTTCTCTCATCCCTGTCCGAGGAAGAGCTGGTGTTTCCCCCATATAACGCCCCGCAGCTCTGCGATATTCTTCAGCAGAGGGCTGAAATGGCCTTCGCGGACGGGGCCCTCGATGAAGGGGTTATTCCCCTTTGCGCGGCCCTGGCGGCACAGGAACATGGGGATGCGAGGAGGGCGCTCGATCTCCTGCGCGTCTCCGGTGAGCTCGCGGACCGGGAGGACGGCGACAGGGTTACCGAGGCCAACGTGAAGATGGCGCAGGCGAAGATCGAGACGGACAGCATGATCGAGTGCATCGCCACGCTGCCGACACAGAGCAAAGTCGTGCTGTATTCCATGCTGCTCCTGGAGCAGATGGGCCAGATCATCTTCACCAGCGGGGAAGTGACCAGGATTTACAAGGAACTGGCCCCCGCGCTCGACCTGGACGTCCTCACCCACCGGAGGATCACCGACCTCATCTCCGAACTGAACATGCTCGGGGTGATCAATACCAGGGTGGTCTCCCGGGGGAGATACGGCAGGACAAAAGAAATGTGGTTCGACGCCAATACCAGTAAGATATGGGGAGTTATCCTCAACGACCCCCGCCTGAACAGCGACGAGCTGGCGGTCCGGGATCTTGAATGGGTAAAGTCCCTTTTCAGGTGA